In one window of Campylobacter coli DNA:
- a CDS encoding penicillin-binding protein 1A — protein MKILKYIFSFFVVCFIAVFVYVAYLFTNADTQGYTFKEYKPPLTTQIYDRNGKLVANIFEQHRFYANYEELPPRLIEALVAIEDTSFFEHDGVNIDAIFRAVVKIIKSGGKTMEGASTLTQQFIKNTELTPERTITRKIREALLAYKMETILSKEQILERYLNYIFFGHGYYGVKTAAQGYFHKNLNELSLKEIAMLVGMPKAPSSYDPTKHLDLSIARANNVVARMYTLGWISKAEYDEAMKEIPQIYDDTLTQNAAPYVVDEVIKQLSPSIKDLKTGGYKITLNIDLDVQEMAQNALKFGYDEIVKRDKDANLSTLNGAMVVVNHQSGDVLALVGGVDYEKSNYNRATQSTRQPGSSFKPFVYQAAINLGYSPVSEIADISRIFEGGAGDNKDWKPKNDGGKFLGLITLKEALTRSRNLATINLALNMGLDVLHSKLVEFGFRDIPANLSIVLGSFGISPLEYSKFYTMFGNYGVIKEPQIIRQVQDRNDQIIMEFNSNEYRVSDEAQSFLVLDMMRNVVEHGTGRNARVEGIEIAGKTGTTNKNIDAWFCGLTPEIEALIWYGNDNNKPMRYTEGGARTSAPVFREFLNKYLEKFPDTTRKFSIPNGVYRGSYKGKNAYYTIKSPLPRANMKFNESEILF, from the coding sequence ATGAAAATTTTAAAATATATATTTTCATTTTTTGTGGTGTGTTTCATCGCTGTATTTGTTTATGTAGCTTATCTTTTTACAAATGCAGATACACAAGGATATACTTTTAAAGAATACAAACCTCCACTTACAACGCAAATTTACGATAGAAATGGAAAATTAGTAGCTAATATCTTCGAACAACATCGTTTTTATGCAAATTATGAAGAATTACCTCCACGCCTTATAGAAGCTCTTGTAGCTATAGAAGATACTAGCTTTTTTGAGCATGATGGGGTGAATATTGATGCTATTTTTAGAGCTGTTGTTAAAATTATAAAAAGTGGTGGAAAAACCATGGAAGGAGCTTCAACGCTTACCCAGCAATTTATCAAAAACACAGAATTAACTCCTGAAAGAACCATCACTCGTAAAATTCGTGAAGCCTTGCTCGCCTACAAAATGGAAACGATTTTAAGCAAAGAGCAAATTTTGGAAAGATATTTAAATTATATCTTTTTTGGGCATGGGTATTATGGGGTTAAAACAGCTGCGCAAGGATATTTTCATAAGAATCTAAACGAGTTAAGTCTTAAAGAGATTGCTATGCTTGTGGGTATGCCAAAAGCACCAAGCAGTTATGATCCTACAAAACATTTAGATCTTTCTATCGCAAGAGCAAATAATGTTGTAGCAAGAATGTATACATTAGGTTGGATTTCTAAAGCAGAATACGATGAGGCTATGAAAGAAATTCCTCAAATTTATGATGATACTTTAACGCAAAATGCAGCTCCTTATGTCGTAGATGAGGTGATTAAGCAATTAAGTCCTAGCATTAAAGATCTTAAAACAGGTGGCTATAAAATCACTTTAAATATAGATTTAGATGTACAAGAAATGGCTCAAAACGCCTTAAAATTTGGTTATGATGAAATAGTAAAACGCGATAAAGATGCAAACTTAAGCACGCTAAATGGAGCTATGGTGGTTGTTAATCATCAAAGCGGAGATGTTTTAGCTTTGGTAGGAGGGGTTGATTATGAAAAAAGCAATTACAACCGAGCCACTCAAAGCACGCGACAACCGGGTAGTTCCTTTAAGCCTTTTGTATATCAAGCAGCTATTAATCTTGGTTATTCGCCTGTGAGTGAGATTGCGGATATTTCTAGAATTTTTGAAGGTGGGGCAGGGGATAATAAAGACTGGAAACCCAAAAACGATGGAGGTAAATTCCTTGGCTTGATTACCCTAAAAGAAGCCTTAACACGCTCAAGAAATCTAGCTACTATCAATCTCGCACTCAATATGGGACTAGATGTACTTCATTCAAAACTTGTAGAATTTGGCTTTAGAGATATTCCGGCTAATTTATCGATTGTTTTAGGAAGTTTTGGAATTTCTCCTTTGGAGTATTCTAAATTTTATACTATGTTTGGAAATTACGGAGTTATAAAAGAGCCACAAATTATTAGGCAAGTGCAAGATAGAAATGATCAAATTATTATGGAATTTAACTCAAATGAATACAGAGTGAGCGATGAAGCACAAAGCTTTTTGGTTTTAGATATGATGAGAAATGTTGTAGAGCATGGCACAGGGCGCAATGCAAGGGTTGAAGGTATAGAAATAGCAGGAAAAACGGGAACTACAAACAAAAATATCGATGCTTGGTTTTGTGGCTTAACGCCTGAGATTGAAGCTTTGATTTGGTATGGAAATGACAATAATAAGCCTATGCGTTATACAGAGGGTGGGGCTAGGACCTCTGCTCCTGTATTTAGAGAATTTTTAAACAAATACTTAGAGAAATTTCCTGATACTACAAGAAAATTCAGTATTCCAAATGGGGTATATAGAGGAAGTTACAAGGGGAAAAATGCTTATTATACTATCAAATCGCCTCTACCAAGAGCAAATATGAAATTTAACGAAAGTGAGATTTTATTTTAA
- the maf gene encoding septum formation inhibitor Maf, whose amino-acid sequence MLILASSSVSRSNLLKEAKIEFQQISFDYDENLDKNLKPSVYVQKIVLEKERQFCTTYEEKFKDKTLLFADSIVCIGDKILTKANTKEEAYEMLDLQDGKCASILSAFLLKNLKKRVFSLSKTTLYFSKFDPHDLKDYVENGLYKGKAGAIMCEGFHKNYIIKQEGNLNTALGLDTQNLKAYL is encoded by the coding sequence ATGTTAATTCTTGCTTCAAGTTCTGTTTCTAGATCGAATTTACTCAAAGAGGCAAAGATTGAATTTCAACAAATAAGCTTTGACTATGATGAAAATTTAGACAAAAATTTAAAGCCTAGTGTTTATGTGCAAAAAATTGTCCTAGAAAAAGAAAGACAATTTTGCACAACTTATGAAGAAAAATTTAAAGATAAAACTTTACTCTTTGCAGACAGCATAGTTTGCATAGGAGATAAAATTCTTACTAAGGCAAATACCAAAGAAGAAGCTTATGAAATGCTTGATTTACAAGATGGAAAATGTGCTAGTATTTTAAGTGCTTTTTTGTTAAAGAATTTAAAAAAAAGAGTTTTCTCTCTTTCAAAAACAACGCTTTATTTTTCAAAATTTGACCCTCATGATTTGAAAGATTATGTAGAAAATGGACTTTATAAGGGCAAGGCAGGAGCGATTATGTGTGAGGGTTTTCATAAAAACTATATTATCAAACAAGAAGGAAATTTAAATACTGCTTTAGGGCTTGATACTCAAAATTTAAAGGCTTATTTATGA
- the alaS gene encoding alanine--tRNA ligase yields the protein MDVRSEYLNFFKSKGHEITPSSPLVPDDATLLFTNAGMVPFKSIFIGEVPRPNPPRKTSCQTCIRAGGKHNDLDNVGYTARHHTFFEMLGNFSFGDYFKEQAIAYAWEFVTEVLKLPKDRLYVTVHESDDEAFELWQKHIQKERIYRFGDKDNFWQMGDTGPCGPCSEIFYDQGEEYFNGEEDYMGGDGDRFLEIWNLVFMQYERSADGKLTPLPKPSIDTGMGLERVTAIKEGKFSNFDSSLFMPIINEIAKLCGKTYVYESGASFRVIADHIRSSVFLLAQGTSFDKEGRGYVLRRILRRALRHGYLLGLKKPFMYNLVDVVCKLMGDHYTYLNEKKDFVKEQIRLEEERFLSTIENGIEIFNEELKNTKEVFSGEVAFKLYDTYGFPLDLTQDMLREKNLVVDEAKFEELMNEQKNRAKASWKGSGDKVASGDFKNLLEKFGENCFVGYEKTECQATVLALLDEDFKEVSSLKGLGWVMLDNTPFYATSGGQIADTGYIGTSEVLDTQKFFNLNLSLVKANEEIKLNDKIIAKIDTDKREQTARHHSATHLLHHALREILGSHISQAGSLVESNKLRFDFTHHKALSKEELESIEKRVNEMIINSSEAILENMPLEDAKKSGAIALFNEKYQGNVRVLTLGESKELCGGTHVKNTAQIGSFYIVKESGVSAGVRRIEAVVSRAALEFCKTFMNENLNLKEELKSNDLSLGVKKLKNEILKLKNELKNSNKSQLNSSNINGVQICVECVESGDIKTMIDEFKNKFEKAAILLIQAKDDKITLAAGVKNCPLKAGNLVKNIAQILGGNGGGRDDFATAGGKDISKIDEALKQALDLIQKGL from the coding sequence ATGATGCAACTTTGCTTTTTACAAATGCAGGAATGGTGCCTTTTAAAAGTATATTTATAGGAGAAGTGCCTCGTCCAAACCCACCACGCAAAACAAGTTGCCAAACTTGTATAAGAGCAGGGGGAAAGCACAATGATTTAGATAATGTAGGCTATACCGCTCGCCATCATACTTTTTTTGAAATGTTAGGAAATTTCAGTTTTGGGGATTATTTTAAAGAACAAGCTATCGCTTATGCTTGGGAATTTGTAACTGAAGTATTAAAACTTCCTAAAGATAGACTTTATGTAACCGTGCATGAAAGCGATGATGAAGCGTTTGAATTGTGGCAAAAACATATTCAAAAAGAAAGAATTTATAGATTTGGCGATAAGGATAATTTTTGGCAAATGGGCGATACAGGTCCTTGTGGTCCTTGTAGTGAGATTTTTTATGATCAAGGCGAAGAGTATTTTAATGGTGAAGAAGATTATATGGGTGGAGATGGAGATAGGTTCTTAGAAATTTGGAACCTTGTTTTCATGCAGTATGAAAGAAGTGCTGATGGTAAACTTACACCTTTGCCAAAACCAAGTATTGATACAGGAATGGGGCTTGAGAGGGTTACGGCTATCAAAGAGGGTAAATTTAGCAATTTTGACAGCTCGCTTTTTATGCCTATTATCAATGAAATTGCAAAACTTTGCGGAAAAACTTATGTTTATGAAAGTGGAGCTAGCTTTAGAGTCATAGCTGATCATATAAGATCGAGTGTATTTTTGCTTGCTCAAGGAACGAGTTTTGATAAAGAAGGTAGGGGCTATGTTTTACGCCGTATTTTACGCCGTGCTTTAAGACATGGGTATTTATTGGGGCTTAAAAAACCTTTTATGTATAATTTAGTTGATGTGGTTTGCAAGCTTATGGGTGATCATTATACCTACCTTAATGAAAAGAAAGATTTTGTAAAAGAGCAAATCCGCTTAGAAGAAGAGAGATTTTTAAGCACTATAGAAAACGGTATTGAAATTTTTAATGAAGAGCTTAAAAACACCAAAGAAGTTTTTAGCGGAGAGGTTGCATTTAAACTTTATGATACTTATGGTTTTCCACTTGATTTAACGCAAGATATGTTAAGAGAAAAAAATCTTGTGGTAGATGAGGCTAAATTTGAAGAATTGATGAATGAACAAAAAAATCGTGCAAAAGCTTCTTGGAAAGGAAGCGGCGATAAGGTAGCAAGTGGAGATTTTAAAAATTTACTTGAAAAATTTGGAGAAAATTGCTTTGTGGGTTATGAAAAAACAGAATGTCAAGCCACCGTTTTAGCTCTTTTAGATGAAGATTTTAAAGAAGTTTCAAGTCTTAAAGGTTTAGGCTGGGTTATGCTTGATAATACTCCTTTTTATGCAACAAGTGGGGGGCAAATTGCTGATACAGGATATATAGGAACTAGCGAAGTGCTAGATACTCAAAAGTTTTTCAATCTCAATCTTAGTCTTGTAAAAGCTAATGAAGAAATCAAGCTTAATGATAAGATCATAGCAAAAATTGATACCGATAAAAGAGAACAAACTGCACGCCATCATTCAGCTACTCATCTTTTGCACCACGCTTTAAGAGAAATTTTGGGCTCTCATATCAGTCAAGCAGGTTCTTTGGTTGAAAGCAATAAATTAAGATTTGATTTTACTCATCACAAAGCTTTAAGCAAGGAAGAATTAGAAAGTATTGAAAAAAGAGTCAATGAAATGATCATTAACTCAAGCGAAGCAATCTTAGAGAATATGCCTTTAGAAGATGCTAAAAAAAGTGGAGCCATTGCTTTGTTTAATGAAAAATATCAAGGCAATGTACGCGTTTTAACCTTAGGTGAAAGTAAAGAGCTTTGCGGAGGAACTCATGTAAAAAATACAGCTCAAATAGGAAGTTTTTACATAGTTAAAGAAAGTGGTGTAAGTGCAGGTGTAAGGCGTATAGAAGCGGTTGTTTCAAGAGCAGCTTTAGAATTTTGCAAGACTTTTATGAATGAAAATTTAAATCTTAAAGAAGAGCTTAAAAGCAATGATTTAAGTCTTGGGGTAAAAAAACTTAAAAATGAAATTCTAAAATTAAAAAATGAGCTTAAAAATTCCAATAAATCACAGCTTAACTCAAGCAATATCAACGGAGTTCAAATTTGCGTTGAATGCGTAGAAAGTGGTGATATAAAAACTATGATTGATGAATTTAAAAACAAATTCGAAAAAGCTGCTATTTTGCTAATACAAGCAAAAGATGATAAGATAACCCTTGCAGCGGGTGTGAAAAATTGTCCTTTAAAAGCTGGAAATTTGGTTAAAAATATTGCTCAAATTTTAGGTGGCAATGGCGGCGGAAGAGATGATTTTGCTACGGCAGGTGGTAAAGATATAAGCAAGATAGATGAAGCTTTAAAACAGGCTTTAGATTTGATCCAAAAAGGACTTTAA